The Thermomicrobiales bacterium sequence TCGTAGTAGGGAATGACGCGGTCGACCTGCGTCTGCTGCAGCATGACCTCAGAAACCAGGATGCGATAGGGATCGCGTGTGCGGCGCCACGGCAGATCACGCTTGTTCGTCTCGAACCAGTCGAGGAGCGCGTTGCGAATGGCGGCAACGCGCTCCGGTTGCAGGATGCGTTCTGGTCGGTCGATTGGCTCCGAAATCGGTGCTACTCCGGTTTGTACGGCCGTTTGATCTCGTGGACATACGGCCGGCCTACGACCGTGGCGACGAAATCGTTCCAGACCGTGACAGCGTCTTCTTCCGGCGCTTTCGGACGCATCTTCATGTAGGCGGCTTCGCCTCCGGGGAAGACAAACGTCGGGGTGCCAAAGACACCATGCTGAGCGCGGGCCGTTTCATAGTCGTTGCCAATGTTGGCTAGCAGCGATCGGTCGGCCAGCGCGCGCTCGAATGCGTCCATGTCGAGACCGGCGGTCCGTGCCGCATCGATCACCACGTTCTTGCGTCCAATGTTCTGATCCTCGACGTGACGCGCTTCGAGGATGGAGTAGTGGTAGTTGATGAAATGGTCGGGACCCTGGAGTTTGGCAGCTTCGGCGCCGCGAAGTGCAGAAAACCCGCGGCTGACATAGTTGTCGGCCTGTTCCCATACCTTCCATTCCGGCCCTTCGGCGGAGTTGACCTGTTCCAACGGGAATGAACGCCAAACGAACTCGATCTCGTCACCGAGGGCAGTCTTCACATCGCGCACCCAAAGGGCTCCAGCGTAGACATACGGGCAGACATAATCGTAGTAGACCTCGACAACGAGGGGGTGCGACACGATTTCCTCCAACTTGTGGCTGTTGCAGTATCAGCGGCTTACGTTTCGTAGCCGTGGCGTAAGTATCACCCGACGACCCGGGACGCGCCCGACCGCATCCACGCTGCGCCAACTTGCGCGCGCAGCTCGTCGAGTGTCCCGTCGTTCGCGATGACGATATCGGCCCTGGCGAGTTTCTCGCCCAATGGCGGCTGGGACGCGATACGCCGATTGGCTTCCTCTTGCGACAGGCCACGTGTCGCCACCAGGCGCTCACGTTGCCGTGCGGGATCGCACATGACCACCCAGATCTCATCACACTGGTCTCCAAGACCGC is a genomic window containing:
- a CDS encoding DsbA family protein, with product MSHPLVVEVYYDYVCPYVYAGALWVRDVKTALGDEIEFVWRSFPLEQVNSAEGPEWKVWEQADNYVSRGFSALRGAEAAKLQGPDHFINYHYSILEARHVEDQNIGRKNVVIDAARTAGLDMDAFERALADRSLLANIGNDYETARAQHGVFGTPTFVFPGGEAAYMKMRPKAPEEDAVTVWNDFVATVVGRPYVHEIKRPYKPE